A region of Campylobacter concisus DNA encodes the following proteins:
- a CDS encoding metal ABC transporter solute-binding protein, Zn/Mn family has product MRKIFVFLAVCALSLFAKPVVTTSILPTKFFVEQIAGDTLSVNTMVGKGADPHTYEPKPKQMKELEKSELYFAIGIEFEDTWLERFSKSFKNLRIIKTQEGIEKIAMNDEHEHHEHHEHHEHKHEGEHKHEHHEHHDHDHEAGEHHHHHHDGLDPHIWLDPVLVKTQADNIAKALIEKFPQNAKLYEENLAKFKASLDELDSFIKNTLKDVKTREFIVYHPSWGYFAKRYNLEQIAIEIEGKEPKPAELKELIEEAKEHGVKVIFVAPQFPTKAANLVAKETGSKVISIDQLPENWLDEMKKTAEIFAKSL; this is encoded by the coding sequence TTTTTTGTTGAGCAGATCGCTGGTGATACACTAAGCGTAAATACAATGGTTGGCAAAGGTGCTGATCCACACACTTATGAGCCAAAGCCAAAACAGATGAAGGAGCTTGAAAAGAGCGAGCTTTACTTTGCTATTGGTATTGAATTTGAAGATACTTGGCTAGAGCGTTTTTCAAAATCTTTTAAAAATTTACGCATTATAAAAACACAAGAAGGTATCGAAAAGATAGCTATGAACGATGAGCATGAGCATCATGAACACCATGAACATCATGAGCACAAGCATGAGGGTGAGCATAAACATGAACATCACGAGCATCATGACCATGACCACGAAGCTGGCGAACATCATCACCATCATCATGATGGCCTTGATCCGCACATTTGGCTTGATCCAGTTTTAGTAAAAACTCAAGCTGATAATATTGCTAAGGCATTAATAGAGAAATTCCCACAAAATGCAAAGCTCTATGAGGAAAATTTAGCTAAATTTAAAGCTAGTCTTGACGAGCTTGATAGCTTTATCAAAAATACTCTAAAAGATGTTAAAACTCGCGAATTTATCGTATATCACCCATCTTGGGGATATTTTGCAAAACGCTATAACTTAGAGCAAATCGCTATCGAGATAGAGGGCAAAGAGCCAAAGCCAGCTGAGCTAAAAGAGCTCATAGAAGAAGCTAAAGAGCACGGCGTAAAGGTCATTTTCGTGGCTCCGCAGTTTCCAACAAAGGCTGCGAATTTAGTAGCAAAAGAGACTGGCTCAAAGGTCATAAGCATTGATCAGCTCCCAGAAAATTGGCTAGATGAGATGAAAAAAACAGCAGAAATTTTTGCTAAGAGTCTATAA